In Treponema primitia ZAS-2, a genomic segment contains:
- a CDS encoding beta-galactosidase has product MDYYLNARDVNSKIYPCPVEYTGVDPAGNRIDFTNYYMRYNGKPYYAVSGEMHFSRIDMRSLEDEIIKMKMAGITMISTYLFWIHHEEVKGQFDWKGNKNLREFLSLCKKQGIFVLLRLGPFSHGECRNGGLPDWLFGVPFDIRSNDEEYLFYVKRYFNEIGNQAKGFMFKDGGPVVSIQIENEYEHASSPWEPTTENSGEWTPSGNDGPSHFKELKKIALEAGLIAPLYSTTAWGGACAPVEYVMPLWGGYPFWPWIFYGDDIKEHPATTEFIYKDFHNNDAPKYYNFDPIYPPEDFPFVCCEMGGGMASFYRYRFKLPWASVEALANIKAASGCNFLGYYMYHGGTNPKGLKVPYLNECALPKVSYDYQAAIGEYGQIRESFKRSKLLHYFYKDFEAVFCDTKTVLPDDAKDMKPDDMESLRYSIRVNKGRGFLFLNNYQDHAETRAKEDFSIAVELSEGKIRVPEEGALCLDKDASAVLPLNQDLDGVTVRYATVQPVTRLQKGDEIWYFFCRVRGMKPEICVEGNDPVKFSDTKTEKAILKGKDGRQIMVCVLSVEDSLRFWRIKLPGGDLAFLCDQTMLEDAGNLRIESIGSVEGEIAVFPARESISINDTSYKAKRDDGIFSYFDISYGKNNVSLSWEDASSKAKDSDGALRRPVIGSPITSTKITNARAKIKIDPASFDCCKQVLLRVEYTGDIGYAYTDTELVSDNFCNGDVWEFGLREYRNEVLEKGIHIYISPRRKGGKVCSDSEMAARFAVYDESYAEISGISAIPVFDCRLVL; this is encoded by the coding sequence ATGGATTATTATCTTAATGCGCGGGATGTGAATAGTAAAATTTATCCTTGCCCTGTTGAATATACGGGCGTAGATCCTGCGGGAAACAGAATTGACTTTACCAACTATTATATGCGTTACAACGGTAAGCCCTATTATGCAGTTTCCGGGGAAATGCATTTTTCGAGAATAGATATGCGGTCCCTGGAAGATGAAATCATCAAGATGAAGATGGCCGGAATTACCATGATTTCAACCTATCTTTTTTGGATACACCATGAAGAAGTAAAAGGACAATTTGACTGGAAGGGGAATAAAAATCTGCGTGAATTCCTGAGCCTGTGCAAAAAGCAGGGTATTTTTGTTTTGCTTAGGCTCGGGCCTTTTTCCCATGGGGAATGCAGGAACGGCGGACTTCCGGACTGGCTTTTCGGCGTTCCCTTTGATATTAGAAGCAATGACGAAGAATATCTCTTTTATGTTAAAAGATACTTTAATGAAATCGGGAATCAGGCAAAGGGTTTTATGTTTAAGGATGGAGGCCCTGTTGTCAGTATACAGATCGAAAATGAATATGAACATGCTTCTTCTCCCTGGGAACCGACTACGGAAAATTCAGGCGAATGGACACCTAGCGGTAACGATGGGCCTTCTCATTTCAAAGAGCTAAAAAAAATTGCCCTGGAAGCGGGGCTGATTGCACCCCTCTACAGTACAACAGCCTGGGGCGGCGCATGCGCTCCGGTTGAATATGTCATGCCCCTTTGGGGGGGATATCCCTTTTGGCCCTGGATTTTCTATGGGGACGACATAAAAGAGCATCCTGCCACCACGGAATTTATTTATAAAGATTTTCATAATAATGATGCCCCCAAATATTATAATTTTGATCCCATTTACCCCCCTGAGGATTTTCCCTTTGTTTGCTGCGAAATGGGCGGAGGTATGGCCAGTTTTTACCGCTATCGCTTTAAGCTGCCCTGGGCCAGCGTGGAAGCCCTGGCAAACATAAAGGCCGCAAGCGGCTGTAATTTTCTTGGGTATTATATGTATCACGGCGGCACAAACCCAAAGGGCCTGAAAGTCCCCTATCTCAATGAATGTGCCCTGCCGAAGGTTTCCTATGATTATCAGGCGGCAATCGGGGAATACGGACAGATACGCGAATCTTTCAAGCGCAGCAAACTGCTGCATTATTTTTACAAAGATTTTGAAGCTGTTTTCTGCGACACAAAAACAGTGCTCCCCGATGATGCAAAGGATATGAAGCCCGATGATATGGAAAGCCTGCGCTACAGCATCCGTGTTAACAAGGGTAGGGGGTTTCTTTTCCTGAATAACTATCAGGATCATGCCGAAACCAGGGCAAAGGAAGATTTTTCCATAGCTGTCGAACTTTCAGAAGGAAAAATCCGGGTGCCGGAGGAAGGCGCCCTGTGCCTTGACAAGGATGCATCGGCTGTTTTGCCCCTGAATCAGGACCTGGACGGCGTTACTGTACGGTATGCAACGGTCCAGCCTGTGACAAGGCTGCAAAAAGGCGATGAGATCTGGTACTTTTTCTGCCGGGTCAGGGGGATGAAACCTGAAATTTGTGTTGAAGGAAATGATCCGGTCAAATTTAGCGATACTAAAACTGAAAAGGCCATTCTGAAAGGAAAGGATGGCAGACAGATAATGGTCTGTGTTTTGAGTGTAGAAGATAGCCTGCGTTTCTGGAGAATTAAACTCCCCGGCGGAGATTTGGCTTTTTTGTGCGACCAAACCATGCTTGAGGATGCCGGTAATTTGCGGATAGAAAGTATAGGCTCTGTGGAGGGGGAGATTGCCGTTTTCCCCGCCCGTGAAAGTATCAGTATTAATGATACAAGTTACAAGGCAAAGAGAGATGACGGTATTTTTTCATACTTTGATATATCCTATGGTAAAAATAACGTTTCCCTTTCCTGGGAAGATGCCAGCTCAAAGGCGAAAGATTCTGACGGCGCTCTGCGCCGCCCTGTTATCGGCAGCCCTATAACTTCAACAAAGATTACAAATGCCAGGGCAAAGATAAAAATAGACCCTGCTTCATTTGATTGCTGCAAACAAGTTTTGCTGCGGGTTGAATATACAGGCGACATAGGGTATGCGTATACGGATACAGAGCTTGTCAGTGATAATTTTTGTAATGGCGATGTATGGGAATTCGGCCTCAGGGAATACAGGAATGAGGTACTGGAAAAGGGTATACACATTTACATTTCCCCGCGCAGAAAGGGCGGTAAGGTTTGCAGCGATTCGGAGATGGCAGCCCGTTTTGCCGTATACGATGAGTCCTATGCGGAAATTTCAGGCATAAGCGCTATACCCGTGTTTGACTGTCGGCTCGTTTTATAA
- a CDS encoding sugar kinase — protein MSDRKTFVSFGEVMLRVTMPGYLRFRQALPGPTDMSFAGAEANVAAFLGLQGLPVEMVSALPENPISDACIANLNAAGVGARFVLRRKSGRLGIYFVEAGANQRPSNVIYDRDYSAIALTPPDAYDWEAIFKDCRWFHITGITPALSKNAAEAAELGVKMARDRGVTVSVDLNFRKKLWNWDDSYKPRELARKVMAKIIPHADIVIGNEEDADDMLNIKAGNSDAAGGKLETGKYPDVARQITEKYPNVSKVAFTLRESISASHNNWGAMLYNKKTDTPCFAPENKGVYTPYEIHNIVDRIGGGDSFSAGLIYALQDSELSKSDCDVVSFAVAASCLCHSIYGDFNFSTKDEILSLMKGSSSGRIVR, from the coding sequence ATGAGCGATAGAAAAACCTTTGTAAGTTTCGGCGAGGTGATGCTCCGGGTGACCATGCCGGGGTACCTGCGTTTCAGACAGGCCCTGCCCGGCCCGACGGACATGAGCTTCGCCGGCGCAGAAGCCAATGTTGCAGCTTTTCTGGGACTCCAGGGCCTGCCGGTAGAAATGGTGAGCGCATTGCCGGAGAATCCTATCAGCGACGCATGTATTGCTAACCTGAATGCTGCCGGGGTAGGCGCCCGGTTTGTCCTTCGCCGGAAATCAGGGCGGCTGGGGATTTATTTTGTGGAAGCCGGGGCCAATCAGCGGCCCAGCAATGTTATCTATGACCGTGACTATTCCGCAATCGCTCTGACGCCCCCTGACGCCTATGATTGGGAAGCAATTTTCAAAGATTGCCGTTGGTTCCATATTACCGGAATTACCCCTGCGCTTTCAAAAAATGCCGCAGAGGCGGCGGAACTTGGGGTAAAAATGGCCCGGGACAGGGGGGTAACTGTTTCGGTGGACCTTAACTTCCGCAAAAAACTCTGGAATTGGGACGATTCTTATAAGCCCAGGGAACTGGCCCGTAAGGTTATGGCAAAAATAATACCCCACGCGGATATTGTTATCGGTAACGAGGAAGACGCTGACGATATGCTTAATATCAAAGCCGGCAACAGTGATGCTGCGGGGGGTAAGCTTGAAACGGGGAAATATCCCGATGTGGCTCGTCAAATCACCGAAAAGTACCCGAATGTATCAAAAGTTGCCTTCACGCTCAGAGAAAGCATTTCCGCCAGCCATAATAATTGGGGCGCCATGCTGTACAACAAAAAAACTGACACCCCCTGCTTTGCCCCGGAAAACAAGGGTGTTTATACCCCCTACGAAATCCATAATATTGTTGACCGCATAGGCGGCGGGGATTCGTTTTCCGCCGGCTTGATTTACGCGCTTCAGGATTCCGAATTGTCTAAAAGCGACTGTGATGTCGTTTCATTTGCCGTAGCAGCTTCCTGCTTATGCCATTCAATTTACGGGGACTTTAACTTTTCCACAAAAGATGAAATACTGTCACTGATGAAGGGCTCATCAAGCGGGCGTATTGTCCGCTGA
- a CDS encoding carbohydrate ABC transporter permease → MNSIVHRANKYDKYGWAFISLAMLAFALFTVYPIISSLGLSLKVLRQGDYVFGGLANIKRLIGDKIFHRTIGNTFIFLVIQGPIMLFLALVFASILNNKIKFRSFYRTAIFIPCVMSLVSYSVLFKMMFATNGIINNFLMWTHVLKEPIFFINDPFWARVVIMIAMTWRWTGYNMMFYLAAMQNIPLETYEAAHVDGAGPVTIFFRITLPQLKPIILLTTIMTTNGNLQLFDEPMNLTGGGPAELTTTMSQYIYNNAFVFSPAFGYSVMMSYVIVIMVALLAFIQFKVVKDD, encoded by the coding sequence ATGAATAGTATTGTGCATAGGGCTAATAAATATGATAAGTATGGCTGGGCTTTTATATCCCTTGCCATGCTTGCCTTTGCCCTGTTTACGGTTTATCCTATAATCAGCTCGCTTGGACTTTCTCTGAAAGTACTGCGCCAAGGTGATTATGTTTTCGGGGGGCTTGCCAATATCAAGCGCTTGATTGGGGACAAAATTTTTCACCGGACCATTGGCAACACGTTTATTTTTTTGGTAATCCAGGGGCCTATCATGCTTTTCCTGGCCCTTGTTTTTGCAAGTATCCTGAATAATAAAATAAAGTTTCGTTCGTTTTACCGTACCGCAATATTTATTCCCTGTGTTATGTCCCTTGTTTCCTATTCTGTCCTGTTCAAGATGATGTTTGCCACAAACGGCATTATCAATAATTTTCTTATGTGGACCCATGTACTGAAGGAGCCCATATTTTTTATAAATGATCCCTTCTGGGCACGAGTGGTAATCATGATCGCCATGACATGGCGCTGGACAGGGTACAATATGATGTTTTACCTTGCGGCAATGCAGAATATTCCCCTTGAAACCTATGAAGCGGCCCATGTTGACGGCGCTGGTCCTGTGACCATTTTTTTCCGCATTACCCTGCCGCAGCTTAAGCCAATTATCCTGTTGACCACGATAATGACCACCAACGGCAATTTGCAGCTTTTTGATGAGCCCATGAATTTAACCGGTGGTGGGCCGGCGGAGTTGACGACTACCATGTCCCAGTATATTTATAACAATGCTTTTGTATTTTCTCCCGCATTTGGGTATTCGGTAATGATGTCCTATGTGATCGTAATAATGGTCGCTCTTCTTGCTTTCATTCAATTCAAGGTTGTCAAGGACGATTAG
- a CDS encoding ABC transporter substrate-binding protein has product MVKKEKWFIGLVMILALAFAANPLRVDAGGQAQPAGKNTITVWAWDDNFNIAIMKTAVARYKELRPDVDFNVEIISSSKEDVYKKLQTGLASGGRNLPDIVLIEDYSFYQYVSAYSKYFYPLNDVLDYSQFSPYKVQVMTLNGKRYGVPFDTGVCANFFRHDILEKAGFTDADITDITWDRFLEIGKVVEQKTGVKMTIANGTNWSSFFRMMIQSGGAWYFDANNNMTITNNAVLRETFETIKKLRDAGVILECADDSQLAGALNNGTTASVINAAWRVSTVKAEPSQSGQWRVTTMPRLNNAKGVNASNTGGSSWYVIENNQPKDLVNDFLKTIFAGDQSFYNKILVDQGAVCAWLPSQSGPAYSVGDPFFGGQKVNLFFAEQLPKIPPVNYGQYVPEANTAVNSALFNYLQGNITIDEALKRAEDQLKNQIQ; this is encoded by the coding sequence ATGGTTAAGAAAGAAAAATGGTTTATTGGTTTAGTCATGATCCTGGCACTTGCTTTTGCCGCTAACCCACTCCGGGTCGATGCCGGGGGACAGGCTCAGCCGGCCGGGAAAAACACGATCACCGTTTGGGCGTGGGATGACAATTTCAATATCGCTATCATGAAGACCGCCGTGGCCCGTTACAAGGAACTGAGGCCGGATGTAGATTTCAATGTTGAAATTATTTCCAGTTCTAAAGAAGATGTTTACAAAAAACTTCAGACAGGCCTGGCCTCCGGGGGCAGGAATTTACCCGACATTGTTCTGATAGAGGATTACAGCTTTTATCAGTATGTCAGCGCCTATTCAAAATACTTCTATCCCTTGAATGATGTACTGGATTATTCCCAGTTTTCCCCCTACAAGGTTCAGGTAATGACCCTGAACGGTAAGCGCTACGGCGTCCCCTTTGATACCGGGGTATGCGCGAACTTTTTCCGCCATGACATTCTGGAAAAAGCGGGCTTTACGGATGCGGATATTACCGATATAACCTGGGATCGGTTTCTGGAAATCGGGAAGGTTGTAGAGCAGAAAACCGGTGTTAAGATGACCATTGCCAATGGTACCAACTGGTCATCTTTCTTCCGTATGATGATTCAGTCCGGCGGGGCATGGTATTTTGATGCCAATAACAACATGACTATTACGAATAACGCCGTCCTGCGTGAAACCTTTGAGACGATCAAAAAACTCCGGGATGCCGGGGTAATTCTTGAATGTGCCGACGATTCACAGCTTGCGGGGGCCCTCAATAACGGTACCACCGCTTCGGTTATCAATGCTGCATGGCGGGTTTCCACGGTCAAGGCGGAGCCATCCCAGTCCGGCCAGTGGCGGGTTACCACCATGCCCCGGCTGAACAATGCCAAGGGTGTTAACGCTTCTAATACCGGCGGTTCGAGCTGGTACGTGATTGAAAACAACCAGCCCAAGGATTTGGTCAATGACTTCCTCAAAACTATTTTTGCCGGAGATCAGTCATTCTACAACAAGATCCTGGTTGATCAGGGCGCTGTCTGCGCCTGGCTTCCTTCCCAGTCCGGCCCGGCCTATTCCGTAGGCGATCCCTTCTTTGGCGGCCAAAAGGTAAATCTGTTTTTTGCTGAACAGCTTCCCAAGATTCCGCCGGTAAATTATGGCCAGTATGTTCCTGAAGCCAATACAGCGGTCAATTCCGCGCTGTTTAATTATCTTCAGGGCAACATAACAATTGATGAAGCGCTTAAACGCGCTGAGGACCAGCTCAAAAACCAGATACAGTAA
- a CDS encoding IclR family transcriptional regulator, which produces MDTNEKVSAVARTMAILEILSKDDQLGVSEIARRSGLNKSTVFRFLSTLSQLGYVYRDAANDRYGLSLKLNALVGIRSSSRDILRYASSPLDFLAKETGETIHLAILEDGELVYLRKIESAHSLRVVSMTSSVGDSVPMYCTGLGKAILAWFSVAEQEKYIAHQVFTKYTETTIVDGPSLLKELGQIKDCGYAFDRQEHEQGVVCVAAPVFTSGQLPIAAVSIAGPSIRMREEILPRYIDLILSVTKEISEKLGTMSSEDENLPVFSEPELK; this is translated from the coding sequence ATGGATACTAATGAAAAGGTAAGCGCCGTGGCCCGGACCATGGCTATCCTTGAAATCCTGAGTAAGGATGACCAACTGGGGGTCAGCGAAATAGCCCGCCGAAGCGGCCTGAATAAAAGCACGGTATTTCGTTTTCTCAGCACCCTTTCCCAATTGGGGTATGTGTACCGGGATGCGGCCAATGATCGGTATGGCCTTTCGCTAAAACTCAATGCCCTGGTGGGAATTCGTTCAAGCTCCCGGGATATCCTCCGTTATGCCTCTTCGCCCCTTGATTTTCTTGCAAAAGAGACCGGAGAAACCATTCATTTGGCAATTTTAGAGGATGGGGAGCTGGTTTACCTTCGGAAAATCGAGTCGGCCCACTCATTACGGGTCGTTTCAATGACTTCTTCGGTTGGGGACAGCGTTCCCATGTACTGCACCGGGCTTGGAAAGGCAATTTTAGCGTGGTTTTCCGTAGCTGAACAGGAAAAATATATCGCCCACCAGGTTTTTACCAAATATACCGAGACAACCATAGTGGATGGCCCCTCTTTATTGAAGGAATTGGGGCAAATTAAGGATTGCGGGTATGCCTTTGACAGGCAGGAGCATGAGCAAGGGGTGGTTTGCGTTGCCGCCCCGGTGTTTACCTCGGGGCAATTGCCCATTGCGGCGGTGAGTATTGCGGGGCCTTCGATACGGATGCGGGAGGAGATCCTTCCCCGGTATATCGACCTTATTTTATCGGTTACTAAAGAAATATCGGAAAAACTGGGAACCATGAGCTCTGAAGACGAGAATTTACCGGTATTTTCTGAACCGGAACTTAAATAA
- a CDS encoding carbohydrate ABC transporter permease, whose protein sequence is MKYKMAAKSVVIWEKIATVFKHIFLIVVALMSIFPFFWMIIGATNETREITKGVLIPGTNFLKNLTGLQQTGNIFHSIINTAVITLFQVFFSLLICSMAGYGFTKYPNRIRSRLFSVFLLTMMIPFAAIMIPLFTMMSSFNLIDTKISVIIASLSNTFLIFFFRQSFKSFPTEIIEAARIDGAGEFYTYFRIVIPAMRSTFAAALIYAFMKEWNNYQWPLLTLQSTGSKTLTLFISNLSSAYYVDYGQIMAAVLIATIPTIIVFMTMQKQFVAGIIGSVKG, encoded by the coding sequence ATGAAATATAAAATGGCTGCGAAATCTGTAGTTATATGGGAGAAAATCGCGACGGTCTTCAAGCATATATTCCTCATAGTAGTTGCTCTGATGAGTATTTTCCCGTTTTTCTGGATGATTATTGGTGCAACAAATGAAACCAGGGAAATAACCAAGGGTGTCCTGATCCCGGGCACAAATTTTCTTAAAAACCTTACAGGATTACAGCAAACAGGAAATATTTTTCATTCAATTATTAATACCGCTGTTATAACATTGTTTCAGGTATTTTTTTCCCTGTTGATCTGTTCTATGGCAGGATACGGTTTTACAAAATACCCAAACAGGATAAGAAGCCGTCTGTTCAGTGTGTTTTTGCTTACCATGATGATTCCCTTTGCTGCGATAATGATTCCCCTTTTCACCATGATGAGCAGCTTTAATCTTATTGATACCAAGATTAGCGTTATAATTGCATCCCTTTCCAATACATTTCTAATTTTTTTCTTCCGCCAGAGCTTCAAGTCATTTCCTACGGAGATAATTGAAGCCGCACGTATTGATGGTGCCGGTGAATTTTATACTTACTTCAGGATTGTGATACCTGCCATGCGGTCAACTTTTGCCGCCGCCCTGATCTATGCCTTTATGAAAGAGTGGAATAACTACCAATGGCCCCTTCTGACATTGCAGTCCACCGGCAGCAAGACCCTGACATTGTTTATTTCAAACCTGTCTTCCGCTTACTATGTTGATTACGGACAGATTATGGCTGCTGTTCTGATAGCGACCATCCCGACCATAATTGTTTTTATGACTATGCAAAAACAATTTGTTGCCGGAATTATTGGTTCTGTTAAGGGCTAA
- a CDS encoding bifunctional 4-hydroxy-2-oxoglutarate aldolase/2-dehydro-3-deoxy-phosphogluconate aldolase — translation MSGDTHAELYDLLAPKGIIAVLEIDDPGDAVPLCRALVAGGISAIELALRTEAAEPSIERIARDVPEMTIGIGTIIKSGQAQRVKKLGAAFGLAPGFNPAIAAEAKQANLPFIPGIVTPSELEAALEAGASILKFFPAEPSGGASYLKSLNNPYNYLKLSYIPLGGVSEENIGQYANIPQVLGIGGTWIAQRPLIRAKQWDEISRRAKRAIAIWQAYRGTK, via the coding sequence ATGAGCGGCGATACACATGCAGAATTATATGACTTACTCGCCCCAAAGGGCATTATTGCGGTACTGGAAATTGATGATCCCGGGGATGCGGTCCCCCTTTGCCGGGCCCTGGTTGCCGGGGGGATCAGCGCCATTGAGCTTGCCCTCAGAACAGAAGCAGCGGAACCTTCAATAGAACGTATCGCCCGTGATGTGCCGGAAATGACCATAGGGATAGGAACCATTATAAAGAGCGGCCAGGCCCAGCGGGTAAAAAAGCTCGGAGCGGCCTTTGGGCTTGCCCCGGGTTTCAATCCCGCAATTGCTGCGGAGGCAAAGCAGGCGAATTTGCCCTTTATCCCGGGCATTGTCACCCCCTCGGAACTTGAAGCAGCCCTGGAAGCCGGTGCAAGTATCCTGAAATTTTTTCCCGCCGAACCCTCCGGGGGCGCTTCCTATCTGAAAAGCCTGAATAACCCCTATAATTATCTTAAGCTAAGCTATATTCCCCTGGGCGGGGTGAGCGAAGAAAATATCGGGCAGTATGCAAATATTCCCCAGGTACTTGGGATAGGCGGCACATGGATTGCCCAGCGGCCCCTGATACGGGCAAAGCAATGGGACGAGATTAGCCGCCGGGCCAAACGGGCTATAGCTATTTGGCAGGCCTACAGGGGAACAAAATGA
- the dgoD gene encoding galactonate dehydratase, translating into MKIKQMELFKVPPRWLFLKITTDDGLFGWGEPVVEGRADTVRACVEELKDYVIGKDPMRIEDIWQVLYRCGFYRGGPILSSAISGIEQALWDIKGKYYNAPVYDLLGGACRDSIKIYSWIGGDRPSDVAKAALEKKEIGFSAVKMNATEELNYIDNFSKVEEVISRVSGIREACGKDFGIAVDFHGRVHKPMAKILAKELDPFHLMFIEEPVLSENYEAFKEIAAYTSTPIATGERLYTRWDFKKIFEQGTVNIIQPDPSHAGGILECRKIAAMAEAYDVAVAPHCPLGPIALAACLQLDACTPNAIIQEQSLGIHYNKGNDLMDYVKDKNVFRYSDGYVPVSTAPGLGIDIDEDMVRERAKIGHHWKNDVWRNADGTAAEW; encoded by the coding sequence ATGAAAATTAAGCAAATGGAATTGTTTAAAGTTCCTCCGCGCTGGCTCTTTTTGAAAATTACCACCGACGATGGATTGTTCGGTTGGGGTGAGCCTGTTGTCGAAGGAAGGGCGGATACCGTTAGGGCCTGTGTGGAAGAATTGAAGGATTATGTAATCGGCAAGGACCCGATGCGTATTGAGGATATCTGGCAGGTATTGTATCGCTGCGGTTTTTACCGGGGCGGCCCTATCCTTTCATCCGCAATTTCCGGCATCGAACAGGCGCTTTGGGACATAAAGGGAAAATATTACAATGCCCCGGTATATGATCTCCTGGGCGGCGCCTGCAGGGACAGCATAAAAATTTATTCCTGGATAGGCGGAGACCGCCCTTCCGATGTGGCAAAGGCCGCATTAGAAAAAAAGGAAATAGGTTTCAGCGCTGTTAAGATGAATGCCACAGAAGAGCTGAATTATATTGATAATTTCAGTAAGGTGGAGGAAGTTATAAGCCGTGTTTCCGGTATCAGGGAAGCCTGCGGAAAAGATTTTGGCATTGCCGTTGACTTTCACGGGCGGGTTCATAAACCAATGGCAAAAATTCTGGCTAAAGAACTGGATCCCTTTCATCTCATGTTTATTGAGGAACCGGTACTTAGTGAAAATTATGAAGCCTTTAAGGAAATTGCCGCTTATACGTCCACTCCTATAGCTACCGGGGAGAGGCTTTATACCAGATGGGATTTTAAGAAAATTTTCGAGCAGGGCACCGTAAATATCATTCAGCCCGATCCTTCCCATGCCGGGGGCATACTTGAATGCAGAAAAATTGCCGCCATGGCGGAAGCCTACGATGTAGCGGTCGCCCCCCATTGCCCCCTGGGGCCAATCGCTCTGGCAGCCTGCCTGCAACTGGACGCCTGCACACCGAATGCGATCATACAGGAACAAAGCCTGGGTATACACTACAACAAGGGCAACGATTTAATGGATTATGTTAAAGATAAAAATGTTTTCCGCTACAGCGACGGATATGTTCCTGTTTCTACGGCCCCGGGGCTGGGAATTGATATTGATGAGGATATGGTCAGGGAAAGAGCAAAGATCGGGCATCATTGGAAGAACGATGTCTGGCGTAACGCCGATGGAACTGCTGCGGAGTGGTGA